From Sparus aurata chromosome 9, fSpaAur1.1, whole genome shotgun sequence, a single genomic window includes:
- the LOC115588102 gene encoding C-X-C chemokine receptor type 2-like produces the protein MTDPNSSALALDFGSIYDELNLSYNYNDSDFIVNPATQPCSPFDIPDAVMIVVCIFYVLIFLLAIPGNLIVGLVIGLSKQALTPSDLYLLNLAVADLLLAVTLPFWATSVTKGWVFGDAMCKIVTILQELSFYSSILFLTCISMDRYMVIVRAMEARKANRQAVSWGVCSGVWVVGALLSLPGFFNSSQPSQTTSQLVCDEQYDPSEADEWRLATRILRHSLGFLIPLAIMLPCYGVTIRRLLRIRGGFQRQRAMRVIVFVVVAFLLCWTPYHIAVMTDTFFRSKIVPYQCPARMAVDRAMFATQSLGLLHSCVNPVLYAFVGEKFRRRLFQFLWKMGVMERTSVSRSSRSSLSSEITSTFM, from the coding sequence ATCCAAACTCATCTGCTCTTGCCTTAGACTTCGGCTCCATCTACGACGAGCTAAACTTGTCTTATAATTACAATGACTCCGACTTCATCGTCAACCCGGCCACGCAGCCCTGCAGCCCCTTCGACATCCCAGACGCAGTGATGATCGTTGTCTGCATCTTTTACGTCCTCATCTTTCTGTTGGCGATTCCTGGAAATCTCATAGTTGGGCTGGTGATTGGCCTCAGCAAGCAGGCGCTGACTCCCTCCGACCTCTACCTCCTCAACCTGGCAGTCGCGGACCTCCTGCTGGCCGTCACCCTCCCGTTCTGGGCCACCTCCGTTACGAAGGGCTGGGTGTTCGGAGACGCCATGTGCAAAATTGTCACCATCCTCCAAGAGCTGAGCTTCTACTCCAGCATCCTCTTCCTGACTTGCATCAGTATGGATCGCTACATGGTGATTGTGAGAGCTATGGAGGCACGTAAGGCTAACCGACAGGCGGTCAGCTGGGGAGTTTGCTCCGGCGTCTGGGTTGTTGGAGCACTTCTGTCTCTGCCGGGGTTTTTTAATTCCTCACAACCTTCTCAAACCACCAGCCAGTTGGTGTGCGACGAACAGTACGATCCCAGCGAGGCCGACGAATGGCGGCTGGCCACCAGGATTCTTCGCCACAGTTTGGGTTTTCTTATCCCCTTGGCCATCATGCTGCCCTGCTATGGAGTAACCATCCGGCGGCTGCTTCGTATCCGCGGGGGGTTTCAGCGGCAACGAGCCATGAGGGTGATTGTGTTCGTTGTTGTCGCCTTCCTGCTTTGCTGGACGCCATACCACATCGCAGTGATGACAGACACATTTTTCAGGTCAAAGATAGTGCCGTATCAGTGCCCGGCGAGGATGGCGGTGGACCGGGCCATGTTTGCCACCCAGAGTCTGGGCCTGCTGCACAGCTGCGTCAACCCGGTGCTGTACGCTTTCGTAGGGGAGAAGTTCAGAAGGAGGCTGTTCCAGTTTTTGTGGAAGATGGGCGTCATGGAGAGAACATCGGTGTCGAGGAGCAGCAGGTCTTCGCTGTCGTCAGAAATCACTTCCACATTTATGTGA